A part of Aegilops tauschii subsp. strangulata cultivar AL8/78 chromosome 2, Aet v6.0, whole genome shotgun sequence genomic DNA contains:
- the LOC109745931 gene encoding germin-like protein 8-14, with translation MAKIVLLVLPLLSLLLPLLFWCVAQAQLAKEFCVADLASSDTPAGYPCKPQAAVTADDFYYRGLGTTGPTVNPFKISLSSAFVTSFPGVNGLGISAARVDFAVGGVVPLHWHPAATELIFVVEGTLSCGFISATSNNRVYTNTLYKGDIMVLPQGQPHFQYNLGNTTAVALSTYSSPNPGVQTLDFALFANNLPSEVLTKVTLLDDLQVRKLKALFGGTG, from the coding sequence ATGGCAAAGATTGTGCTCCTCGTCCTGCCCTTGCTCTCCCTGCTGCTGCCCTTGCTCTTTTGGTGTGTCGCCCAGGCCCAGCTGGCCAAGGAGTTCTGCGTGGCCGACCTGGCCAGCAGCGACACGCCGGCCGGCTACCCGTGCAAGCCCCAGGCCGCCGTCACCGCCGACGACTTCTACTACCGCGGCCTGGGCACCACAGGCCCGACCGTCAACCCGTTCAAGATCAGCTTGTCCTCGGCCTTCGTCACCAGCTTCCCCGGCGTGAACGGGCTGGGCATCTCCGCCGCGCGCGTCGACTTCGCGGTGGGAGGCGTGGTGCCGCTGCACTGGCACCCGGCGGCCACGGAGCTCATCTTCGTGGTGGAGGGCACCCTGTCGTGCGGCTTCATCAGCGCCACCTCCAACAACAGGGTCTACACCAACACCCTGTACAAGGGCGACATCATGGTGCTCCCGCAGGGCCAGCCGCACTTCCAGTACAACCTCGGCAACACCACCGCCGTGGCGCTCTCCACCTACAGCAGCCCCAACCCCGGCGTCCAGACCCTCGACTTTGCGCTCTTCGCCAACAACCTCCCGTCGGAGGTGCTCACCAAGGTCACCCTCCTCGACGACTTGCAGGTCAGGAAGCTCAAGGCTCTCTTCGGCGGCACCGGCTGA